Proteins from a genomic interval of Clostridium sp. AN503:
- the rseP gene encoding RIP metalloprotease RseP, producing the protein MLNILAAILLFGFIVLVHEFGHFLLAKLNGIGVVEFSIGMGPRLCSFTKGETRYSIKILPFGGSCMMVGEDSENPDPKAFNNKSVWARIAVIAAGPVFNFILAFLFAMVIVAQVGHDSPVLTGVTEGSPAQEAGLQPGDKLTQINNRKVTAYRDVQMYTLSHPGETVTLKYLRPPGGSWEKDGAVEKRSVTLTPAFNEERNAYMLGVEFSGQYEKTKGIGELIRYSAYEVKYCVTSTFDSIGMMIRRQIKVDEAMAGPVGIVNMVGETVQQGREAGAMAVVFVLSNWILLLSASLGIMNLLPIPALDGGRLLFLFIELVRGKPMDPEKEGMVHMAGMMLLMALMVLVLFNDIRRLM; encoded by the coding sequence TTGCTGAATATTCTGGCGGCAATATTGCTGTTTGGATTTATTGTGCTTGTTCATGAATTTGGACATTTTCTGCTTGCAAAGCTGAACGGGATCGGCGTGGTGGAGTTCTCCATTGGCATGGGACCGAGGCTTTGCAGCTTTACGAAAGGGGAGACCCGGTATTCCATCAAGATCCTGCCTTTTGGCGGTTCCTGTATGATGGTGGGGGAGGATTCGGAGAATCCCGATCCGAAGGCTTTTAATAACAAATCGGTCTGGGCCAGGATCGCTGTGATCGCGGCAGGGCCGGTGTTCAATTTCATCCTGGCGTTTCTGTTTGCCATGGTGATCGTGGCGCAGGTAGGCCATGACAGCCCTGTACTGACCGGAGTGACCGAAGGCTCCCCTGCGCAGGAAGCAGGACTGCAGCCTGGTGATAAGCTTACCCAGATCAACAACCGGAAGGTGACCGCATATCGTGATGTGCAGATGTATACGCTTTCCCATCCGGGAGAGACGGTCACTCTCAAATACCTGAGGCCTCCGGGCGGAAGCTGGGAGAAAGACGGCGCGGTGGAAAAACGCAGTGTGACCCTGACTCCGGCGTTCAATGAAGAACGGAACGCCTATATGCTGGGCGTGGAATTTTCAGGGCAATATGAAAAGACCAAGGGGATCGGCGAACTGATCCGCTACAGCGCTTATGAGGTAAAATACTGTGTCACGTCTACATTTGACAGTATCGGTATGATGATCCGGAGGCAGATCAAAGTGGATGAGGCGATGGCCGGGCCTGTGGGTATCGTAAATATGGTCGGAGAGACGGTACAGCAGGGAAGAGAAGCGGGCGCCATGGCGGTGGTGTTTGTGCTTTCCAACTGGATCCTGCTCTTAAGCGCCAGCCTGGGGATCATGAACCTTCTGCCGATCCCGGCGTTAGACGGCGGCCGGCTTTTATTTTTGTTTATAGAGCTGGTGCGGGGGAAACCCATGGACCCGGAAAAAGAAGGCATGGTCCACATGGCGGGCATGATGCTTTTGATGGCTCTCATGGTGCTTGTATTGTTTAATGATATACGGCGGCTGATGTAA
- a CDS encoding 1-deoxy-D-xylulose-5-phosphate reductoisomerase has protein sequence MKKIAILGSTGSIGTQTLEVVEYNQDIRVTALAAGSNIKLLEEQIRKFRPSLVCVWDEKKAQELKASIRDLDVRVTSGMEGLLEVATEPEAEIVVTAVVGMIGIRPTIAAMEAGKDIALANKETLVTAGHIIMPLAEEKHVKILPVDSEHSAIFQSLNGEDRRSIHKILLTASGGPFRGWSREQLAGVQVEDALKHPNWSMGRKITIDSSTMVNKGLEVMEARWLFGVEMDQVQVVVQPQSVIHSMVEFEDGAVIAQLGTPDMKLPIQYALYYPERRFLPGERLDFAKLGSITFENPDMEVFKGLKLAYEAGRTGGSLPTVYNAANEYAVGKFLNKEISYLTIIDMIEGAMGHHKVVSQPDVNAILAAEQETYEYIESRW, from the coding sequence ATGAAGAAGATTGCGATCCTGGGTTCGACCGGTTCTATCGGTACCCAGACTTTAGAGGTTGTGGAATATAATCAGGACATCCGTGTGACGGCTCTGGCTGCCGGAAGCAATATTAAGCTTCTGGAGGAGCAGATCCGAAAGTTCAGGCCGTCCCTGGTCTGTGTCTGGGATGAGAAAAAAGCGCAGGAATTAAAAGCTTCCATCCGGGACCTGGATGTGAGGGTGACAAGCGGGATGGAAGGGCTTTTGGAGGTGGCGACGGAACCGGAGGCGGAGATCGTTGTGACGGCGGTTGTCGGCATGATCGGGATCCGGCCGACGATCGCGGCCATGGAGGCAGGCAAAGACATCGCCCTGGCCAATAAAGAGACCCTTGTGACGGCAGGGCATATCATTATGCCTCTGGCGGAGGAAAAGCACGTGAAGATCCTGCCGGTGGACAGTGAGCACAGCGCTATTTTCCAGAGCCTGAACGGAGAGGACAGACGAAGCATCCACAAGATCCTGCTTACGGCGTCCGGCGGTCCCTTCCGGGGATGGAGCCGGGAACAGCTGGCAGGAGTACAGGTGGAGGATGCCTTAAAGCACCCGAACTGGAGTATGGGGCGGAAGATCACCATCGATTCTTCCACCATGGTAAACAAGGGCCTGGAGGTGATGGAGGCGCGCTGGCTGTTTGGCGTGGAGATGGACCAGGTTCAGGTAGTGGTCCAGCCCCAGAGCGTGATCCATTCCATGGTAGAGTTTGAAGATGGGGCTGTGATCGCACAGCTTGGCACGCCGGATATGAAGCTGCCGATCCAGTATGCGCTGTATTATCCGGAGCGGAGATTCCTGCCGGGCGAGCGTCTGGATTTTGCGAAGCTCGGGAGCATTACCTTTGAGAATCCTGATATGGAGGTGTTTAAAGGCCTTAAGCTGGCCTATGAGGCGGGCAGGACGGGAGGTTCCCTTCCAACCGTCTACAATGCGGCCAATGAATATGCGGTAGGGAAGTTCCTTAATAAGGAGATTTCTTACTTAACGATCATTGACATGATCGAGGGCGCCATGGGGCATCATAAGGTTGTCAGCCAGCCTGATGTGAATGCGATCCTGGCGGCGGAACAGGAGACTTACGAATATATAGAAAGCAGGTGGTAG
- a CDS encoding phosphatidate cytidylyltransferase → MFTKRLVSGIILVILAIIIVGNGGALLYTVTALISLIGLFELYRVMKIEKNLLGAVGYLTAVSYYGLVWFEGQGYVTLMAIAALMVLMSLYVFTFPKYKTEEVTVAFFGVFYVAVMLSYIYQVRAMTDGRYLVWLIFISSWGCDTSAYCVGMLFGRHKLAPVLSPKKSIEGAVGGVAGAALIGLLFATLFGARMTEVTNPQAACAIACAIAAVISQIGDLAASAIKRNHDIKDYGHLIPGHGGILDRFDSVLFTAPAIFFAVSFLR, encoded by the coding sequence ATGTTTACAAAGCGGTTAGTGAGTGGTATTATTCTGGTGATTCTTGCTATCATAATAGTAGGGAATGGAGGTGCCCTTCTCTACACGGTGACGGCATTGATCTCCCTGATCGGCCTGTTTGAGCTTTACCGGGTTATGAAGATTGAGAAAAACCTGCTGGGGGCGGTAGGATACTTAACGGCGGTATCTTACTATGGCCTGGTCTGGTTTGAAGGACAGGGGTATGTGACTCTGATGGCGATCGCGGCGCTGATGGTGCTGATGAGCCTTTATGTCTTCACATTTCCCAAGTATAAGACCGAGGAAGTAACGGTTGCGTTCTTTGGAGTATTTTACGTTGCAGTGATGCTGTCCTACATCTATCAGGTCCGCGCCATGACAGACGGCAGGTATCTGGTATGGCTGATATTCATCAGCTCCTGGGGCTGCGATACCAGTGCTTATTGTGTTGGTATGCTGTTTGGCAGGCATAAGCTGGCTCCGGTGTTAAGCCCGAAGAAGTCTATCGAAGGGGCTGTGGGCGGAGTGGCAGGAGCGGCGCTGATCGGACTGCTGTTCGCTACATTGTTTGGAGCCAGGATGACCGAGGTCACCAATCCTCAGGCAGCCTGTGCCATTGCCTGTGCCATTGCTGCGGTCATATCCCAGATTGGGGATCTGGCAGCATCGGCGATCAAGCGGAACCATGATATCAAGGATTACGGACATCTGATCCCGGGTCATGGAGGGATACTGGACCGGTTCGACAGCGTGCTGTTTACAGCGCCGGCCATATTTTTTGCCGTAAGCTTTCTAAGATAA
- a CDS encoding isoprenyl transferase, producing the protein MEANQQGMVIPRHVALILDGNGRWAKKRGLPRTMGHKEGCVTVEKTVEIAARMGIEYLTVYGFSTENWKRSSDEVGALMQLFRYYMVRLLKIATANNVRVKMIGDRTRFDQDIIDGINRLEAETRDNTGLTFVIAVNYGGRDEITRAVKKLAADCAAGKVAAQEITEATIDSYLDTAGMPDPDLLIRTSGELRLSNYLLWQLAYTEIYVTDCLWPDFDQAELEKAIAAYNRRDRRYGGAK; encoded by the coding sequence ATGGAAGCAAACCAGCAGGGAATGGTGATCCCGAGACATGTTGCACTGATACTGGACGGCAATGGACGGTGGGCGAAAAAACGCGGCCTGCCGCGCACCATGGGCCATAAGGAAGGCTGTGTGACAGTAGAGAAGACCGTTGAGATCGCAGCACGTATGGGGATAGAATACCTGACCGTTTACGGGTTTTCCACAGAGAACTGGAAGCGGTCCTCTGATGAAGTGGGGGCGCTGATGCAGTTGTTCCGCTATTATATGGTACGTCTTTTGAAGATAGCCACAGCTAACAATGTGCGCGTGAAAATGATCGGAGACCGGACACGGTTCGATCAGGATATCATTGACGGGATTAACCGGCTGGAGGCAGAGACGAGGGATAATACCGGACTGACCTTTGTGATCGCGGTCAACTACGGTGGGAGAGATGAGATCACCCGGGCTGTAAAAAAGCTGGCTGCGGATTGTGCTGCAGGGAAGGTGGCTGCCCAGGAGATTACGGAGGCCACGATCGATTCCTATCTGGATACCGCAGGGATGCCGGACCCGGATCTTCTCATCCGGACCAGCGGAGAGCTCCGTCTTTCCAACTATCTGCTGTGGCAGCTTGCTTATACGGAGATCTATGTGACCGACTGTCTGTGGCCGGATTTCGACCAGGCGGAGCTTGAGAAGGCGATCGCGGCATACAACCGGCGTGACCGGAGATACGGGGGCGCCAAATAG
- the frr gene encoding ribosome recycling factor, which yields MQEQLKLYEEKMEKSLNVLLDEYASIRAGRANPHVLDKLKVDYYGTPTPIQQVGNISVPEARMIMIQPWEKSLLKAIEKAILTSDLGINPTNDGNTIRLVFPELTEERRKDLSKDVKKKGEATKVAVRNIRRDANETFKKMEKSGDFSEDDLKLGEEKIQKITDKMIEKIDAAIEAKTKEIMTV from the coding sequence ATGCAGGAACAGTTAAAGTTATACGAAGAGAAGATGGAAAAGTCTTTGAATGTGCTGCTGGATGAGTATGCATCCATCCGCGCAGGGCGTGCCAACCCGCATGTGCTGGACAAGCTGAAAGTGGATTACTACGGTACTCCGACCCCGATCCAGCAGGTGGGCAATATCAGTGTGCCGGAAGCGCGCATGATCATGATCCAGCCATGGGAGAAGTCCCTGTTAAAGGCGATCGAGAAAGCGATCCTTACCTCTGATCTGGGCATCAACCCGACCAATGACGGCAACACGATCCGTCTGGTGTTCCCGGAGCTGACCGAGGAGCGCAGAAAAGATCTTTCCAAGGATGTGAAGAAGAAAGGCGAGGCAACCAAGGTTGCAGTCCGCAATATCCGCCGGGATGCCAACGAGACATTTAAAAAGATGGAAAAGAGCGGCGATTTTTCTGAGGACGATTTAAAGCTCGGTGAGGAGAAGATCCAGAAGATCACCGACAAGATGATCGAGAAGATCGACGCTGCTATCGAAGCCAAGACAAAAGAGATCATGACGGTTTAA
- the pyrH gene encoding UMP kinase, which produces MNMNRVFLKLSGEALAGPKKTGFDEATVKEVARQVKISVDAGIQVGIVIGGGNFWRGRTSEAIDRTKADQIGMLATVMNCIYVSEIFRNAGMQTQILTPFECGSMTKLFSKDRANKYFERGMVVFFAGGTGHPYFSTDTGITLRAVEMDADCILLAKSIDGVYDSDPAKNPDAKKYDTISIQEVIDRQLAVVDLTASIMCMEHKMPMAVFDLNEKDSIANAMQGKINGTIVTVD; this is translated from the coding sequence ATGAACATGAACCGAGTATTTTTAAAATTAAGCGGTGAAGCCCTTGCCGGTCCGAAAAAGACCGGGTTTGACGAGGCTACCGTAAAGGAAGTGGCGCGTCAGGTAAAGATCTCTGTGGATGCAGGCATCCAGGTAGGCATCGTTATCGGCGGCGGCAACTTCTGGAGAGGCCGTACCAGCGAGGCCATTGACCGGACCAAGGCGGATCAGATCGGCATGCTTGCCACTGTGATGAACTGTATCTATGTATCTGAGATTTTCCGCAATGCGGGAATGCAGACCCAGATCCTGACCCCCTTTGAGTGCGGTTCCATGACAAAGCTTTTTTCTAAAGACCGCGCCAATAAATATTTCGAGCGGGGCATGGTCGTATTTTTTGCAGGCGGCACCGGTCATCCGTATTTTTCAACCGATACCGGTATCACCCTGCGTGCAGTAGAGATGGATGCAGACTGTATCCTTCTTGCCAAGTCCATAGACGGAGTGTATGACAGTGACCCGGCGAAGAACCCGGATGCGAAGAAGTATGATACGATCAGCATCCAGGAGGTCATCGACAGACAGCTTGCGGTGGTGGACCTGACGGCTTCCATCATGTGCATGGAGCATAAGATGCCCATGGCCGTCTTTGATCTGAATGAGAAAGACAGCATTGCGAACGCAATGCAGGGAAAAATAAACGGCACGATCGTGACCGTCGATTAA
- a CDS encoding 4'-phosphopantetheinyl transferase superfamily protein, translated as MATKVYLCSMELPGGTVPDVALLSEGLSEERREKINSRRFEKDKIQALGAGLLLDHGLREYGLRERSVHMAYGGNGKPYLADHPEIHFNLSHSGTMAMAVFSDREAGCDVERVQEARMGVAQRFFAEAELEELKRQPPGGKKDELFFRIWTLKESYLKVTGEGMRIPLNSFSVCSGQTPAGYEFREYTVPGYCAAVCLKESESGSAGDIFFSFQNLTDVVRYP; from the coding sequence ATGGCAACAAAAGTATATTTATGCAGTATGGAACTGCCGGGCGGAACCGTTCCGGACGTAGCCCTGCTGTCTGAGGGACTGTCTGAGGAGCGTAGGGAGAAGATCAACTCCCGCCGTTTTGAAAAAGACAAGATACAGGCCCTGGGCGCCGGGCTTTTGCTGGATCATGGGCTGCGGGAGTATGGGCTGCGGGAGCGCAGTGTGCATATGGCATATGGAGGGAACGGCAAACCATATCTGGCAGACCATCCGGAGATCCATTTTAACCTGTCCCATTCCGGCACGATGGCAATGGCTGTATTTTCCGACCGCGAGGCAGGCTGTGACGTGGAGCGCGTGCAGGAAGCGAGGATGGGAGTCGCACAGCGTTTTTTTGCGGAGGCGGAGTTGGAGGAGCTGAAAAGGCAGCCCCCGGGGGGAAAGAAAGATGAACTGTTTTTCAGGATATGGACATTGAAAGAGAGTTATCTCAAGGTGACCGGCGAGGGGATGCGCATTCCCCTTAACAGTTTTTCCGTCTGTTCAGGGCAAACTCCCGCAGGCTATGAATTCCGGGAATATACCGTTCCCGGATACTGTGCCGCAGTCTGCTTAAAGGAGAGTGAAAGCGGCAGCGCCGGCGACATTTTTTTCTCTTTTCAAAACCTGACGGATGTGGTAAGATATCCATGA
- a CDS encoding permease-like cell division protein FtsX, giving the protein MAFRTWLYLCRLGFKNLWHNRVYTAATVLTMSSCIFLFGICYLAAVNLDSALKKTEEDVYVAVFFEEDVTPERVEEVGGLIRNRPEVLKTAYTSSEDAWSSFKQDYFEDGEVLDGIFEGDNPLAASNHYQVYIDGIEQQESFVTYVRDLEGVRKVTHSADTVFALLRIKKVVFRVVAGSTVLFMLISILLIHNALSVGIEAQKEKTRVMRLMGAQEAFLKVPFLVESFVMAILGMCIPLFLLYACYSWGQDMVAAGLALYGGAFQFLPAGEVFPRLAVTSVLLGMVTGAVGGWSVMGKLKRSTSV; this is encoded by the coding sequence ATGGCATTTAGGACATGGCTTTATTTGTGCAGACTGGGGTTTAAGAATCTGTGGCATAACCGTGTTTACACGGCGGCGACAGTGCTGACCATGTCATCCTGTATTTTTCTCTTCGGGATCTGTTATCTGGCGGCGGTAAATCTGGACAGCGCCTTAAAAAAGACGGAGGAGGACGTCTACGTAGCCGTCTTCTTTGAGGAGGATGTGACTCCGGAGCGTGTGGAGGAGGTTGGCGGGTTGATCCGGAACCGCCCGGAAGTGCTGAAGACGGCGTACACCTCCTCGGAGGATGCCTGGAGCAGCTTCAAACAGGATTATTTTGAGGATGGGGAGGTGTTGGACGGAATCTTTGAGGGGGACAACCCGCTCGCAGCATCAAACCATTATCAGGTATATATCGACGGGATTGAACAGCAGGAATCCTTCGTCACCTATGTCCGGGATCTGGAGGGCGTGCGGAAGGTGACTCATTCGGCGGACACGGTCTTTGCCCTTCTCCGGATCAAGAAAGTGGTGTTCCGTGTCGTTGCCGGGAGCACGGTACTTTTTATGCTGATCTCCATCCTGCTGATCCATAACGCGCTCTCTGTAGGGATTGAGGCTCAGAAAGAAAAGACCCGCGTCATGCGGCTGATGGGAGCTCAGGAGGCATTTCTTAAGGTACCGTTTCTGGTGGAGAGCTTCGTGATGGCGATCCTGGGGATGTGCATTCCCCTGTTTCTTTTGTATGCCTGTTACAGCTGGGGGCAGGATATGGTGGCGGCTGGTCTGGCGCTTTATGGTGGCGCATTTCAGTTTCTGCCGGCCGGAGAGGTATTCCCACGGTTGGCGGTCACATCGGTCCTCCTTGGAATGGTGACGGGGGCTGTCGGCGGCTGGTCCGTGATGGGGAAATTAAAAAGGAGTACTTCCGTATAG
- the flhB gene encoding flagellar biosynthesis protein FlhB has protein sequence MAADEKTEKATPKRRQDERKKGNVFQSNDVVGVCSLLVLFNALRFLAPFTYEKIYGCIKLFFAYASVRDPIAIDDMGRMASQAAWLFAQAALPILFIGVLAAVVITFFQTRMAFSMETMKFKMERISPLKGFKRMFSIRSIVELLKAVLKITILIWVIYIFLKERVYELPRLMEGTVQGALSYAGGTVVSLVNTVGLAFAFLAGFDFLYQWWEYEKNLRMSKQEIKEEYKQTEGDPQIKGRIREKQRQMASMRMMQNVPNADVIIRNPTHYAVALGYDPEKNRAPMVLAKGADLIALKIVEIGEANDVYIMENRPLARGLFETVEVDMEIPEEFYQTVAQVLAFVYKLKKKEGMYSG, from the coding sequence ATGGCAGCAGATGAAAAGACAGAGAAAGCCACACCGAAACGGAGGCAGGACGAGCGGAAAAAGGGAAACGTATTCCAGAGCAACGATGTGGTCGGGGTCTGCAGCCTTCTGGTCCTGTTCAATGCTTTAAGGTTTCTTGCGCCATTTACCTATGAAAAAATATATGGATGCATCAAACTGTTTTTCGCCTATGCGTCGGTGCGTGATCCGATTGCCATAGATGATATGGGAAGGATGGCATCTCAGGCGGCCTGGCTGTTTGCCCAGGCCGCCCTGCCAATTCTGTTTATCGGCGTGCTGGCCGCGGTGGTCATCACGTTTTTCCAGACCAGGATGGCGTTTTCCATGGAAACCATGAAATTTAAGATGGAGCGGATCAGTCCGCTCAAGGGCTTCAAGCGGATGTTCTCCATCCGTTCTATTGTGGAGCTTTTGAAGGCAGTCTTAAAGATCACGATCCTGATCTGGGTCATCTACATTTTTCTGAAGGAGCGGGTTTACGAGCTGCCTCGCCTGATGGAAGGGACTGTGCAGGGGGCTTTGAGCTATGCAGGGGGGACCGTTGTCTCGCTGGTCAATACCGTAGGGCTGGCGTTTGCTTTTCTCGCCGGTTTTGATTTTCTCTATCAGTGGTGGGAATATGAAAAGAACCTGCGCATGAGCAAGCAGGAGATCAAGGAAGAATACAAACAGACGGAGGGCGACCCGCAGATCAAGGGACGTATCCGTGAAAAGCAGCGTCAGATGGCGTCCATGCGTATGATGCAGAACGTTCCGAACGCGGATGTTATCATCCGAAACCCTACCCATTATGCAGTCGCGCTGGGATATGATCCGGAGAAGAACCGGGCGCCGATGGTGCTTGCAAAGGGAGCGGATCTGATCGCCTTAAAGATCGTGGAGATCGGGGAGGCCAACGATGTCTATATCATGGAGAACCGCCCGCTGGCAAGGGGGCTTTTCGAGACGGTGGAAGTCGATATGGAAATTCCGGAGGAATTCTATCAGACCGTTGCACAGGTGCTGGCATTTGTGTACAAGCTGAAAAAGAAAGAGGGAATGTACAGTGGATAA
- a CDS encoding flagellar biosynthetic protein FliR: MELAVLEYFSVFLLVFARMAGMILVNPVFARRGVPNMLKIGLTLSLSILLLPTAVTGAAAIEGYTTFQMAEALIREVVMGLATGYVFQLFFYMLYVAGDMLDTAFGLAMGKVMDPVSGIQTSIFGQFINVFFFLYFFATGCHLAVIRLFAYSYEVIPVGAAPVPVIGPVILSYLIHLFGTVFLMVIKLTLPFLAAEFILEATMGVLMKLIPQIHVFVINIQSKILLGILLMIAFAYPVGAFFDEYVARLMGEIQNVLMMFA; the protein is encoded by the coding sequence ATGGAACTTGCAGTTTTGGAATATTTCAGCGTATTTCTCCTGGTCTTTGCCAGGATGGCGGGAATGATCCTGGTCAATCCCGTGTTTGCCAGAAGAGGCGTCCCCAATATGTTGAAGATCGGGCTGACGCTTTCTTTGAGCATCCTGCTTCTGCCCACGGCTGTGACGGGGGCTGCGGCAATAGAAGGTTATACGACCTTTCAGATGGCGGAGGCACTGATCCGGGAAGTGGTCATGGGCCTTGCGACCGGTTATGTATTTCAGCTTTTTTTCTATATGCTCTATGTGGCTGGAGATATGCTGGATACGGCGTTCGGACTTGCCATGGGGAAGGTGATGGACCCGGTAAGCGGGATCCAGACTTCGATCTTTGGACAGTTTATCAATGTGTTTTTCTTTCTGTATTTTTTTGCTACCGGGTGCCATCTGGCTGTGATCCGGCTGTTTGCATATTCCTACGAGGTGATCCCGGTAGGGGCGGCGCCGGTGCCGGTGATCGGTCCGGTGATCCTGTCTTATCTCATCCATCTCTTTGGAACGGTCTTTTTGATGGTGATCAAATTGACACTGCCGTTTCTGGCGGCGGAATTTATTTTGGAGGCGACCATGGGTGTGCTCATGAAGCTGATCCCCCAGATCCATGTGTTTGTCATCAATATCCAGTCCAAGATACTGCTGGGAATCCTGTTGATGATCGCGTTTGCCTATCCGGTCGGAGCATTTTTTGACGAGTATGTGGCAAGGCTGATGGGGGAGATCCAGAATGTGCTGATGATGTTTGCATAA
- the fliQ gene encoding flagellar biosynthesis protein FliQ, with protein MTPEQVMEIMKEAMLVAFQIAGPMLIISIIVGLLVAIFQAATQIHEQTLTFVPKLIVISLVLLGMGTWMFKIMDEFVQELFTIMSSL; from the coding sequence ATGACACCGGAGCAGGTTATGGAGATCATGAAGGAGGCTATGCTGGTCGCATTCCAGATAGCCGGACCTATGCTGATCATCAGTATTATCGTGGGGCTTCTGGTTGCTATCTTTCAGGCGGCGACCCAGATCCACGAGCAGACGCTGACTTTTGTGCCGAAGCTGATCGTGATATCCCTGGTGCTGCTGGGGATGGGAACCTGGATGTTCAAGATCATGGATGAGTTTGTGCAGGAACTGTTTACCATAATGTCGTCTCTTTAG
- the fliP gene encoding flagellar type III secretion system pore protein FliP (The bacterial flagellar biogenesis protein FliP forms a type III secretion system (T3SS)-type pore required for flagellar assembly.), giving the protein MKSRHRILPWAVAALVGAKVFAARGLVAYGASLSLVLEDTAGSGRPMDMLDIMFLFLFLAVVPSLLIMMTSFTRIVIVLSFLRNALGTQQSPPNQVLTGLALFLTLFIMSPVFSQIGTQAYEPYRAGEITREEAFDLAQEPVKEFMLKQTEKKSLDLFLSISKEEVPDVSGGPEAYTSLGLSVIVPSFILSELNKAFTMGFLIYIPFLIIDLVVSSTLMSMGMVMLPPTMIALPFKIMMFVLVDGWELVIKTLIQGFR; this is encoded by the coding sequence ATGAAAAGCAGGCACAGGATCCTGCCCTGGGCTGTGGCTGCCCTTGTGGGGGCAAAGGTTTTCGCTGCACGGGGGCTGGTAGCCTATGGCGCCAGCCTTTCCCTCGTTCTGGAGGATACAGCTGGAAGCGGCCGGCCGATGGATATGCTGGATATTATGTTTTTATTTCTGTTTCTTGCTGTAGTGCCTTCTCTTTTGATCATGATGACCAGCTTTACAAGGATCGTCATTGTACTGTCATTTTTGAGAAATGCGCTGGGAACCCAGCAGTCGCCGCCCAATCAGGTGCTGACAGGACTCGCTCTGTTTTTGACGCTGTTTATCATGAGTCCGGTATTTTCCCAGATCGGCACCCAGGCTTATGAGCCTTACCGTGCGGGAGAGATCACCCGGGAGGAGGCTTTTGACCTGGCACAGGAACCGGTGAAGGAATTTATGCTGAAGCAGACGGAAAAAAAGAGTCTGGATCTGTTTCTGTCTATTTCAAAAGAAGAGGTACCGGATGTGTCCGGCGGACCGGAAGCTTATACCTCGCTGGGGCTGTCTGTGATCGTACCGTCCTTTATCTTGAGTGAGTTAAACAAAGCGTTTACGATGGGATTTTTGATCTATATCCCATTTCTGATCATTGATCTGGTGGTATCCAGCACGCTCATGTCCATGGGTATGGTGATGCTGCCGCCCACGATGATCGCCCTGCCGTTTAAGATCATGATGTTTGTTCTGGTGGACGGATGGGAACTGGTGATAAAGACCCTGATACAGGGCTTCCGATAG
- the fliO gene encoding flagellar biosynthetic protein FliO, translating into MPFLKIFFYLVVLILVLALAYYTTRLLGSGAMGRQQTRNMKILDRMPVGRDSFLVVVQVQERFLLMGVSPSGIVKLDELETYVQQDQTEVTPDFAAVFKEQMKRHLPQGGKQKRNGSDGL; encoded by the coding sequence ATGCCATTTTTAAAGATATTTTTTTATCTTGTGGTACTGATCCTGGTGCTGGCGCTTGCTTATTATACGACCAGACTGCTGGGGAGCGGTGCCATGGGACGGCAGCAGACCAGAAATATGAAGATCCTGGACAGGATGCCGGTTGGACGGGACAGCTTTCTGGTGGTGGTACAGGTTCAGGAGCGGTTCCTGCTCATGGGAGTATCTCCTTCCGGGATCGTAAAGCTGGATGAACTGGAAACCTATGTGCAGCAAGATCAGACGGAAGTTACGCCAGATTTTGCTGCTGTTTTTAAGGAACAGATGAAACGCCATCTGCCTCAGGGTGGAAAACAAAAGAGAAATGGGAGTGACGGATTATGA